In Ruminococcaceae bacterium BL-6, a genomic segment contains:
- a CDS encoding Undecaprenyl pyrophosphate synthetase: protein MAELKRIPKHIGIIPDGNRRWAEHNGLHKEDGYAQGISPGLDLYLECVRLGIQEITFYGFTQDNTKRPSIQIKAFQKACVDAVTTLSRYHANLLVVGDTNSSMFPHELLPYTKRTKIGDGLINVNFLVNYGWNWDLKHAFCQSNSSGSLLTRIASSEISRIDLIIRWGGRRRLSGFLPIQSVYADFYVVDDMWPDYKKDHLYDALSWYQDQDITLGG from the coding sequence ATGGCTGAATTGAAAAGGATTCCGAAACATATCGGCATTATCCCTGATGGAAACCGCAGATGGGCCGAGCACAACGGTCTTCACAAAGAAGACGGATATGCTCAGGGAATCTCGCCCGGCCTTGACCTATATCTGGAATGTGTAAGGCTTGGGATTCAGGAAATAACATTCTATGGATTTACTCAGGACAATACCAAGCGGCCGTCCATCCAGATAAAAGCATTTCAGAAAGCCTGTGTCGATGCAGTAACAACGCTTTCGCGATATCATGCCAATCTTCTCGTTGTGGGCGATACAAATTCCTCCATGTTTCCACATGAACTGCTGCCGTACACCAAAAGGACCAAGATAGGCGACGGGCTGATCAACGTAAACTTTCTGGTAAACTATGGGTGGAACTGGGATTTAAAACACGCTTTCTGTCAATCGAATTCAAGCGGCAGTCTATTGACCAGGATCGCTTCTTCCGAAATTTCAAGAATTGATTTGATTATTCGCTGGGGAGGAAGAAGACGGTTGAGCGGCTTTTTGCCGATCCAGTCTGTTTACGCTGATTTTTACGTAGTGGACGACATGTGGCCCGATTATAAAAAAGATCATTTATATGATGCGCTCAGCTGGTATCAGGATCAGGATATTACGCTGGGAGGCTGA
- a CDS encoding N-acetyltransferase, with product MNINIRQYTIQDLSAMINIWNEVVNEGTAFPQVEPLTQTTGQKFFAEQAYTAVAEDNDTAKLLGLYILHPNNEGRCGHICNASYAVSSECRGLHIGEKLVTDSLVQGKKCGFRILQFNAVVATNFHARHLYERLGFKQLGIIPNGFRMKDGHYEDICPYYCTL from the coding sequence ATGAATATTAACATCAGACAATATACCATACAGGATCTTTCAGCTATGATAAATATCTGGAACGAAGTGGTGAATGAAGGCACGGCTTTTCCACAAGTCGAGCCTTTAACCCAAACAACCGGACAAAAATTCTTTGCCGAGCAGGCTTATACGGCAGTGGCAGAAGATAATGACACAGCAAAGCTATTGGGACTCTATATCCTGCATCCAAATAACGAAGGAAGATGCGGACATATCTGCAATGCGAGCTATGCAGTGTCTTCCGAGTGCCGGGGACTACATATCGGCGAAAAACTTGTCACTGACAGTCTCGTGCAAGGTAAAAAGTGTGGTTTCAGAATATTACAGTTTAATGCTGTAGTCGCAACCAATTTTCATGCACGGCATCTGTATGAAAGACTTGGCTTTAAGCAACTCGGAATCATACCAAACGGGTTCCGAATGAAAGATGGGCATTATGAAGATATTTGTCCGTATTATTGTACTCTGTAA
- the ykfD gene encoding putative cell wall oligopeptide ABC transporter (ATP binding protein) (Evidence 3 : Putative function from multiple computational evidences; PubMedId : 15101989; Product type t : transporter): MPLSEERTKLRNDDPLASKPLEQEPLMKVEHLCKYFPISKKETLKAVDDVTFTVRPRETVGVVGESGCGKSTMGRCIVRLYHPTSGKIYYKGKDITQIKTQEERQEYCKSVQMIFQNPYSSLNPRMTVVDVVGEGIRLYHKDYSSAQVNDKVVELLEKVGLGPEHMSRFMHEFSGGQRQRIGIARALSVSPKFIICDEPISSLDVSIQAQVINMLKNLQEEMGLTYLFIAHDLSVVKYISDRILVMYLGSIMEQADVEDLYNHPLHPYTQALLSSIPVADPIKARQEGQIIRGEVPSPINPKPFCRFAGRCPYCESKCKEGIPELREVEPGHWVACYHVE; encoded by the coding sequence ATGCCGCTGTCTGAAGAACGGACGAAGCTCCGGAATGACGATCCCTTGGCTTCCAAGCCGCTGGAACAGGAACCCCTGATGAAGGTGGAACACCTGTGCAAATACTTTCCGATCTCCAAAAAGGAAACCCTCAAAGCCGTGGACGACGTAACCTTTACCGTCAGGCCCCGGGAAACGGTGGGCGTGGTGGGGGAGAGCGGCTGCGGCAAGTCCACCATGGGCCGCTGCATCGTCCGGCTTTACCACCCCACTTCGGGAAAAATCTACTATAAAGGCAAGGATATCACCCAGATTAAGACCCAGGAAGAGCGGCAGGAGTACTGCAAGAGCGTCCAGATGATCTTTCAGAACCCTTATTCCTCTCTAAACCCCCGTATGACGGTGGTCGACGTGGTGGGCGAAGGGATCAGGCTTTACCATAAGGACTACAGCAGCGCCCAGGTAAACGACAAGGTGGTGGAGCTGCTGGAGAAGGTGGGCCTGGGCCCGGAACATATGTCCCGCTTCATGCATGAGTTTTCCGGCGGGCAGAGGCAGCGGATCGGTATCGCCCGCGCCCTGTCGGTAAGCCCGAAGTTCATTATCTGCGATGAGCCTATTTCTTCGCTGGACGTGTCCATTCAGGCACAAGTCATCAATATGCTCAAAAATCTTCAGGAGGAAATGGGCCTTACTTATCTTTTCATCGCCCACGACCTGTCTGTGGTCAAGTACATCTCCGACCGGATCTTGGTGATGTACCTCGGCTCTATCATGGAGCAGGCCGACGTCGAGGACCTTTATAATCATCCTCTGCATCCCTACACGCAGGCGCTTCTCTCATCTATCCCTGTGGCCGACCCGATCAAGGCCCGGCAGGAAGGGCAGATCATCCGGGGAGAGGTTCCCAGCCCCATCAATCCAAAGCCCTTCTGCCGCTTTGCCGGCCGATGCCCCTACTGCGAATCCAAGTGCAAAGAAGGAATTCCGGAGCTGAGGGAAGTGGAGCCGGGGCACTGGGTCGCCTGTTATCATGTTGAGTAA
- the oppD gene encoding oligopeptide ABC transporter (ATP-binding protein) (Evidence 2a : Function from experimental evidences in other organisms; PubMedId : 1901616, 11401703, 19202088, 22720735; Product type t : transporter), which translates to MDNDNILEVKDLSYSFHTYGGVVQAVRDVSFNVRRGEILGIVGESGCGKSVTAQSILKLNPEPPGFFQHGSILYNGQEIIRKTEHEMRQIRGKQIGFIFQDPMTSLNPTMRIGKQVEEIFVGDRSMTSAKVKARALEVFQQLGITDPERRLHQYPHELSGGMKQRVMIAIAIIAKPDLVIADEPTTSLDVTIEAQILRLLKDMSRATNTSIILITHDLGVIAKLCDRVLVMYGGKIMECGTAEDIFYRTRHPYTSGLMHSIARLDMEKSEKLTPIEGSPPDLFSPPKGCPFAARCEYAMEICNEQEPEKTDISEQHNTRCWLEHPFAPKVDLRYKGGGVHAAV; encoded by the coding sequence ATGGATAACGATAACATTTTGGAAGTCAAAGACCTCAGTTATTCTTTTCACACTTATGGAGGCGTGGTGCAGGCGGTGCGGGACGTGAGCTTCAACGTCCGCCGCGGGGAAATCCTCGGCATTGTGGGGGAGTCCGGATGCGGCAAAAGCGTCACCGCACAGAGCATCCTCAAGCTGAATCCCGAACCCCCGGGGTTCTTCCAGCATGGTTCCATCCTTTATAACGGGCAGGAAATCATTCGGAAGACAGAACACGAGATGCGTCAGATCCGGGGCAAGCAGATCGGCTTTATCTTTCAGGACCCGATGACCTCTCTGAATCCCACCATGCGGATCGGCAAACAGGTGGAAGAGATTTTTGTGGGGGACAGGTCCATGACGTCGGCCAAGGTGAAAGCAAGGGCTCTGGAGGTTTTCCAGCAGCTGGGCATCACCGATCCGGAACGGCGTCTGCACCAGTATCCCCATGAGCTTTCCGGCGGCATGAAGCAGCGCGTCATGATTGCGATCGCCATCATCGCCAAACCGGATCTGGTCATTGCCGACGAGCCGACCACTTCGCTGGATGTGACCATCGAGGCGCAAATCCTGCGCCTGCTGAAGGATATGAGCCGGGCCACCAACACCTCCATCATCCTCATCACCCACGACCTCGGGGTCATCGCGAAATTGTGCGACCGGGTGCTGGTGATGTACGGAGGGAAGATCATGGAGTGCGGGACTGCCGAGGATATTTTCTACCGGACCCGTCACCCTTACACCTCGGGCCTCATGCACTCCATTGCCCGGCTGGACATGGAAAAGAGCGAAAAGCTCACCCCCATCGAGGGTTCGCCCCCCGATCTGTTTTCCCCGCCGAAGGGCTGTCCTTTTGCCGCCCGGTGCGAGTACGCCATGGAAATCTGCAACGAGCAGGAGCCGGAGAAAACCGATATTTCCGAGCAGCACAATACCCGCTGCTGGCTGGAGCATCCGTTTGCCCCCAAGGTGGATCTGAGATACAAAGGAGGTGGCGTCCATGCCGCTGTCTGA
- the oppC gene encoding oligopeptide ABC transporter (permease) (Evidence 2a : Function from experimental evidences in other organisms; PubMedId : 1901616, 11401703, 15849754, 16850406, 26782429; Product type t : transporter): MAEAVQTANRKDSSIPKEKFRVVGKNIHKMDALSRPSLSYWQDAWRRIRENKVASTCLIVIVLYILLAIFVPIFSPYDMAQQDVSAMNQSPSAAHWFGADALGRDMFVRVWEGARVSLTIGFVAALINAFVGTVIGCIIGYYGGAMDTLMMRVVDVLYGIPSLIVTMLIMIVLGRGVQCLIIAMVIVGWIGACRFARGQMLQLKNQDFVAAAKVLGVPNKTIIFRHILPNMLGLLITNLTLAIPGAIFSEAFLSFIGLGIAPPASSWGILAKDGIAALRVAPEQLFFPAFFVCTTMLAMNLLGDGLRDAFDPRLRGI, from the coding sequence ATGGCGGAAGCAGTACAGACGGCAAATAGAAAAGACAGTTCGATCCCAAAGGAGAAGTTCCGGGTGGTAGGCAAGAACATCCATAAGATGGATGCCCTGAGCCGGCCCAGCCTCTCCTACTGGCAGGATGCCTGGCGCAGGATCAGGGAAAACAAAGTGGCCTCCACTTGCCTGATCGTCATCGTTCTTTACATCCTGCTGGCGATTTTTGTTCCTATCTTCAGCCCTTATGACATGGCTCAACAGGATGTGTCCGCCATGAACCAGAGTCCCTCCGCCGCTCATTGGTTCGGTGCGGACGCCCTGGGCCGGGATATGTTCGTCCGCGTGTGGGAAGGGGCCCGGGTGTCCCTCACCATCGGCTTTGTGGCGGCCTTGATCAACGCCTTCGTGGGGACTGTCATCGGCTGCATCATCGGCTACTATGGCGGGGCGATGGACACTTTGATGATGCGTGTGGTGGATGTCCTTTACGGCATCCCGAGCCTGATCGTCACCATGCTGATCATGATCGTCCTGGGCAGGGGAGTCCAGTGCCTGATCATCGCAATGGTCATCGTGGGCTGGATCGGCGCCTGCCGGTTTGCCCGCGGCCAGATGCTGCAATTGAAGAATCAGGATTTTGTGGCGGCGGCAAAGGTGCTTGGAGTACCCAACAAGACCATCATTTTCCGGCATATCCTGCCCAATATGCTTGGGCTCCTGATCACCAACCTCACCTTGGCGATTCCGGGCGCTATCTTTTCCGAGGCATTCCTCAGTTTCATCGGGTTGGGAATTGCGCCTCCGGCCAGCAGCTGGGGCATTTTGGCAAAAGACGGCATCGCCGCTCTGCGGGTGGCCCCGGAACAGCTCTTTTTCCCGGCCTTCTTTGTCTGCACTACGATGCTGGCGATGAATCTTCTGGGCGACGGCCTGCGGGATGCTTTTGATCCCAGGCTTCGCGGCATATGA
- the oppB gene encoding oligopeptide ABC transporter (permease) (Evidence 2a : Function from experimental evidences in other organisms; PubMedId : 1901616, 11401703, 15849754, 16850406, 17600541, 25355936; Product type t : transporter), with protein MPKRGFIMKKFILKRILISIITLFVLITVVFFLVRLMPGGPFMDPKMTPTIKARMEAYYGLDKPVIQQYFIYLGNLLKGNYGYSMRYTNRSVNDILAASFPFSADVGIRALVIALFFGLTLGITAALHRGKSPDFVCIFIAIVGTSIPDFILGGLLQYFFGIKWRLLPVAQYLSFQYTILPSIALGLGLMASISRVMRSSMLEVVGQDYIKTAKAKGVSQFRITAKHEIRNAIIPIITIMGPSVAAILTGTFVIESIFAIPGMGKYYVESINANDYTMILGMTVFYGAFLILANLVVDILYGVADPRIRVGRKEAA; from the coding sequence ATGCCCAAAAGGGGATTTATTATGAAAAAATTTATTTTGAAGAGAATACTCATTTCTATCATTACGCTTTTTGTTCTGATTACTGTGGTTTTCTTCCTTGTGAGGCTGATGCCGGGCGGGCCGTTTATGGACCCGAAAATGACTCCGACGATCAAAGCTCGGATGGAGGCCTATTACGGCCTGGATAAGCCTGTCATTCAGCAGTATTTCATTTACCTTGGCAATCTGCTGAAGGGGAATTACGGTTACTCGATGCGGTACACCAACCGTTCGGTCAACGATATTCTGGCTGCCTCCTTCCCCTTCTCTGCGGATGTGGGCATCAGGGCGCTGGTCATAGCGCTCTTCTTCGGCCTGACGCTGGGGATCACGGCGGCGCTTCACCGCGGGAAATCACCGGATTTCGTCTGTATTTTCATTGCCATCGTGGGCACAAGCATTCCCGACTTTATCCTGGGCGGTCTTTTGCAGTACTTTTTCGGGATCAAGTGGCGCCTGCTGCCCGTGGCGCAGTATCTCAGCTTTCAGTATACCATACTGCCGTCCATTGCCCTGGGCCTTGGGCTGATGGCCTCGATTTCCAGGGTCATGAGGTCGAGCATGCTGGAGGTCGTCGGCCAGGACTACATAAAAACCGCCAAGGCCAAAGGGGTTTCACAATTCCGAATTACGGCGAAGCATGAGATCCGCAACGCCATTATCCCCATCATCACCATCATGGGCCCCAGCGTCGCGGCCATCCTGACCGGAACCTTCGTGATTGAGTCCATCTTTGCCATTCCCGGCATGGGCAAATATTATGTGGAAAGCATCAACGCCAACGACTATACAATGATTCTCGGCATGACTGTTTTTTACGGCGCTTTTCTGATTCTGGCAAATCTGGTCGTGGATATCCTTTACGGTGTCGCCGATCCCAGAATCCGTGTAGGAAGAAAGGAGGCGGCCTGA
- a CDS encoding Oligopeptide ABC transporter, periplasmic oligopeptide-binding protein oppA (TC 3.A.1.5.1) yields the protein MKRRKILCVALALALTFGAMAGCSTPGGGTQTPAQSGAAAGGEKVLRFSLNGNPPTLDPKKANAMYTATMCYHLFDGLMRNNNGKVEPGVAESYDVSDDGLTYTFHLRSDAKWSDGKAVTAEDCVYGFQRLVDPATAAPGAYLGEVVKNGKEVAAGKVPVKDLGVTAPDDKTVVVVLATPAPYFPTMLSGSAFVPCRKDLVEKYGKDFAATPDKNVYNGPYKLTEWAQDNKLVLTKNENYWNKDKVKLDKVEISVLTDPNTPIGMYETGKLDYVDVPVAAADQYRDKAQLYYNGSIDYLQMNLKSSNTALQNKDFRKALSYGISRKDYVAMARANIPEPVSRLVLPVLPGPTSTFGKDYPFDPYPETGDTAKAKEYLQKAMSTLGVSDPSKISFKLSYAEGEGTRKIVEVLQAEWKKNLGVNVTLDPVPYAVLYDNQAAEKFEMMYTGWTPDYDDPVSYLELFQTGAGYNYSQYSNADYDKEMAAAKVSKDVKERMDHLFAAEKVVCDDLPIIPLTAGRNMGLWDEKRVKDFKPYYIGTNYNFIYTDIVS from the coding sequence ATGAAAAGAAGAAAAATTCTATGTGTGGCGCTTGCGCTTGCGCTAACTTTCGGCGCGATGGCCGGATGTTCCACCCCCGGCGGCGGAACGCAGACCCCCGCCCAGAGCGGAGCCGCCGCCGGGGGCGAAAAAGTCCTTCGGTTCTCCCTCAACGGTAACCCGCCCACACTGGATCCTAAAAAAGCCAATGCCATGTACACTGCCACCATGTGCTATCATTTGTTCGACGGCCTGATGCGCAACAACAACGGCAAGGTGGAGCCCGGCGTGGCCGAAAGCTACGACGTCTCCGACGACGGCCTTACCTATACGTTCCATCTGAGGAGCGACGCCAAGTGGAGCGACGGCAAGGCCGTCACCGCCGAAGACTGCGTGTATGGCTTCCAGCGCCTGGTGGATCCCGCCACAGCAGCCCCCGGTGCGTATCTGGGCGAAGTGGTGAAGAACGGAAAAGAAGTGGCCGCCGGGAAGGTGCCCGTCAAGGATCTGGGCGTCACCGCCCCCGACGACAAGACGGTGGTGGTCGTTCTGGCGACCCCCGCGCCCTATTTCCCGACCATGCTCTCCGGCTCCGCCTTCGTGCCCTGCAGAAAGGACTTGGTGGAGAAGTACGGCAAGGACTTCGCCGCCACTCCGGACAAAAACGTTTACAACGGGCCTTATAAGCTGACCGAGTGGGCACAGGACAACAAGCTTGTGCTTACCAAAAACGAAAATTACTGGAACAAGGACAAGGTGAAGCTGGATAAGGTGGAGATTTCCGTTCTCACCGATCCCAACACCCCGATCGGCATGTACGAGACCGGAAAGCTGGACTACGTGGATGTTCCAGTCGCCGCCGCCGATCAGTACCGGGATAAGGCCCAGCTGTATTATAACGGCTCCATCGACTATCTGCAGATGAATCTGAAGAGCAGCAACACCGCGCTGCAGAACAAGGATTTCCGCAAGGCGCTGAGCTACGGTATCAGCCGTAAGGATTACGTGGCCATGGCAAGGGCAAATATCCCCGAGCCGGTCAGCCGCCTGGTTCTGCCCGTGCTGCCCGGCCCCACCAGCACCTTTGGCAAGGATTACCCCTTTGACCCCTATCCCGAGACCGGCGACACCGCCAAGGCCAAGGAGTACCTGCAGAAAGCCATGAGCACGCTGGGCGTTTCTGATCCATCCAAAATTTCCTTCAAGCTGAGCTACGCCGAAGGGGAAGGCACCCGCAAAATCGTAGAGGTCCTTCAGGCAGAGTGGAAGAAGAATCTGGGCGTCAATGTCACGCTGGATCCCGTGCCCTATGCCGTCCTTTACGACAATCAGGCTGCCGAGAAGTTTGAAATGATGTATACCGGCTGGACGCCGGACTATGATGACCCCGTATCCTATCTGGAGCTTTTCCAGACGGGTGCCGGCTACAATTATTCGCAATACAGCAACGCCGATTACGACAAGGAAATGGCCGCGGCGAAGGTGTCGAAGGATGTCAAGGAGCGCATGGATCATCTGTTCGCCGCCGAAAAGGTTGTGTGCGACGACCTGCCGATCATCCCCCTGACCGCCGGGCGCAATATGGGGCTGTGGGATGAGAAACGCGTCAAAGATTTCAAGCCTTATTACATCGGCACCAACTATAACTTCATCTACACCGACATCGTTTCCTGA
- a CDS encoding Oligopeptide ABC transporter, periplasmic oligopeptide-binding protein oppA (TC 3.A.1.5.1), giving the protein MKRRKILCMALALTMVFGSLAGCSTPGGGGGTQSSAQSGAAGGEKVLRFSLNGNPPTMDPKKANSMYTATMTYHLFDGLMRDNNGKVEPGVAESYDVSDDGLTYTFHLRSDAKWSDGKSVTAEDCVYGLQRMVDPATADPMAYLGEILKNGKEVAAGKVPVKDLGVTAPDDKTVVCVLSTPAPYFLTMLSGPAFVPCRKDLVEKYGKDFAATPDKNVYNGPFQLTEWEQDNKLVLTKNENFWNKDKVKLDKVEISVLTDPNTPLGMYETGKLDYVDVPTTAISQYKDQGKPYYDGGVSYLQINLNGENAALKNKDFRKALSYGLSRKDYGATRENLPQTTGRLVLPALPGPTSTFGKDYPYEPYPLEGDNAKAKEYLKKAMSALGVSDPSKISFKLSYAEAESNRKIVEFLQAQWKKNLGINITVDPVPYAVFYDNQAAGKYEMMHTGWVPDYDDPLAYLELFPTGAGYNYSHYSNAGYDKEIEASKVSKSVKERMDHLFAAEKIMCDDLPVIVLDASRRMALYDDKKIKNFIPGGINCSYNFIYTDIVS; this is encoded by the coding sequence ATGAAAAGAAGGAAAATCCTGTGTATGGCGCTTGCGCTGACAATGGTTTTCGGTTCGCTGGCCGGATGCTCCACCCCCGGCGGCGGAGGCGGGACGCAGTCTTCCGCGCAGAGCGGGGCTGCCGGGGGTGAAAAGGTCCTTCGGTTTTCCCTCAACGGCAACCCGCCCACCATGGATCCGAAAAAGGCCAACTCCATGTACACCGCCACTATGACCTACCATCTGTTCGACGGCCTGATGCGCGACAACAACGGCAAGGTGGAGCCCGGCGTGGCGGAGAGCTACGACGTTTCCGACGACGGCCTCACCTATACCTTCCACCTCAGGAGCGATGCCAAGTGGAGTGACGGCAAGTCCGTTACCGCCGAAGACTGCGTCTACGGCCTGCAGCGGATGGTGGATCCCGCTACTGCGGACCCTATGGCCTATCTGGGTGAAATCCTGAAAAACGGCAAGGAAGTGGCCGCGGGGAAGGTACCTGTCAAGGACCTGGGCGTCACCGCTCCCGACGACAAGACTGTGGTATGCGTTCTGTCCACCCCCGCGCCCTATTTTCTCACCATGCTCTCCGGCCCCGCCTTCGTGCCCTGCAGGAAGGACCTGGTGGAGAAGTACGGCAAGGATTTCGCAGCAACCCCGGACAAAAACGTTTACAACGGCCCCTTTCAGCTGACAGAGTGGGAGCAGGACAACAAGCTGGTCCTTACCAAAAATGAAAACTTCTGGAACAAAGACAAGGTGAAGCTGGATAAGGTGGAGATTTCCGTCCTCACCGACCCCAACACGCCGCTCGGCATGTACGAGACCGGCAAGCTGGATTATGTGGATGTCCCCACTACCGCAATCAGCCAATACAAGGATCAGGGAAAGCCCTATTACGACGGCGGCGTGAGTTACCTGCAGATCAATCTGAATGGCGAGAATGCCGCGCTGAAGAACAAGGATTTCCGCAAAGCGCTGAGCTACGGCCTCAGCCGTAAGGATTACGGGGCCACAAGGGAGAACCTGCCGCAAACGACCGGCCGCCTGGTTCTGCCCGCGCTGCCCGGCCCCACCAGCACCTTCGGCAAGGATTACCCCTATGAGCCTTACCCTCTGGAAGGCGACAATGCCAAAGCCAAGGAGTACCTGAAGAAGGCCATGAGCGCGCTGGGAGTTTCGGATCCATCCAAAATCTCCTTCAAGCTGAGCTACGCCGAAGCCGAGAGCAACCGCAAAATCGTGGAGTTCCTTCAGGCGCAATGGAAAAAGAACCTGGGCATCAACATCACGGTGGATCCCGTGCCTTACGCTGTCTTTTACGACAATCAGGCCGCCGGGAAATACGAGATGATGCATACCGGCTGGGTTCCCGATTACGATGACCCCCTGGCTTATCTGGAACTTTTCCCGACGGGCGCCGGCTACAACTACTCGCATTACAGCAACGCCGGGTACGATAAGGAAATAGAAGCTTCCAAAGTTTCCAAGAGTGTCAAGGAGCGCATGGATCATCTGTTCGCCGCCGAAAAGATCATGTGCGACGACCTGCCGGTCATTGTCTTGGATGCGAGCCGCAGAATGGCGCTGTACGACGATAAGAAGATCAAAAATTTCATACCGGGAGGCATCAATTGCTCCTATAACTTCATCTACACCGACATCGTTTCCTGA
- a CDS encoding Oligopeptide ABC transporter, periplasmic oligopeptide-binding protein oppA (TC 3.A.1.5.1), with the protein MTRRKILCAALALTMAFGSLAGCSTPGEGTQSSAQSGAAAGSEKIFRFSITGNPPTMDPQKSNSALSVDVQYHLFDGLMRDDNGKVEPGVAESYDVSDDGLTYTFHLRSDSKWSDGKTVTAEDCVYGFQRLVDPATASPMAYLGEVLKNGKEVAAGKVPVKDLGVTAPDDKTVVCVLSKPAPYFPTMLSGGSFLPCRKDLVEKYGKDFAATPEKNVYNGPFQLAEWAQDDKLVLTKNENFWNKDKVKLDRVEISVLTDPNTPIGMYETGKLDYVDVPVAAADQYRDQGKMYYNGSVDYLQINLKGENAALKNKDFRKALSYGISRKDYVAMARASIPEPTSRLVLPALPGPTSTFGKDYPFDPYPETGDTAKAKEYLKKAMSALGVSDPSKISFKLSYAEAESVRKIVEVLQAQWKQNLGVNVTLVPVPYAVLSDDMFGGKYEMMYTGWTPDYDDPVSYLELFQTDGGYNYSHYSNSDYDKEMKAAETAKNTKERMDHLAAAEKIVCDDLPIISLTAGRGMALWDEKRIKNFNLYHVGTIYNFIYTDIVS; encoded by the coding sequence ATGACAAGAAGAAAAATCCTGTGTGCGGCGCTTGCGCTGACGATGGCTTTCGGCTCGCTGGCCGGATGCTCCACGCCCGGCGAAGGGACGCAGTCTTCCGCGCAGAGCGGGGCCGCTGCAGGGAGCGAAAAGATCTTCCGGTTTTCCATCACCGGCAACCCGCCCACCATGGATCCTCAGAAGAGTAACAGCGCGCTCAGCGTCGACGTGCAGTATCACCTGTTCGACGGCCTGATGCGCGACGACAACGGTAAGGTGGAGCCCGGCGTGGCGGAGAGCTATGACGTTTCCGACGACGGCCTTACCTACACCTTCCACCTGAGGAGCGACTCCAAGTGGAGCGACGGCAAGACGGTCACCGCCGAAGACTGCGTCTACGGCTTCCAGCGGCTGGTGGATCCCGCCACCGCGTCCCCCATGGCTTATTTGGGCGAGGTCCTGAAAAACGGCAAGGAAGTGGCCGCGGGGAAGGTGCCCGTCAAGGATCTGGGCGTCACCGCCCCCGACGACAAGACCGTAGTGTGCGTTCTGTCGAAGCCCGCGCCCTATTTTCCGACCATGCTCTCCGGCGGGTCCTTCCTGCCCTGCAGGAAGGACCTGGTGGAGAAATACGGCAAGGATTTTGCCGCTACTCCGGAGAAAAACGTTTACAACGGCCCCTTTCAGCTGGCCGAGTGGGCACAGGATGACAAGCTGGTGCTTACCAAAAACGAAAACTTCTGGAACAAAGATAAGGTGAAGCTGGACCGGGTGGAAATTTCTGTTCTCACCGATCCCAACACCCCGATCGGCATGTACGAGACCGGCAAGCTGGACTATGTGGATGTTCCCGTCGCCGCTGCCGATCAGTACAGGGATCAGGGAAAAATGTACTATAACGGCTCCGTCGACTATCTGCAGATCAATCTGAAGGGCGAGAACGCCGCGCTGAAGAACAAGGATTTCCGCAAGGCGCTGAGCTATGGCATCAGCCGTAAGGATTACGTGGCGATGGCAAGGGCGAGCATACCCGAGCCCACCAGCCGCCTGGTTCTGCCCGCGCTGCCCGGCCCCACCAGCACCTTCGGCAAGGATTATCCCTTTGACCCCTATCCCGAGACCGGCGACACCGCCAAGGCCAAGGAGTACCTGAAGAAGGCCATGAGCGCGCTGGGCGTTTCGGATCCATCCAAAATCTCCTTCAAGCTGAGCTATGCCGAAGCCGAGAGCGTCCGCAAAATCGTGGAGGTTCTTCAGGCCCAGTGGAAACAGAATCTGGGAGTCAACGTTACACTTGTGCCCGTTCCTTATGCTGTCCTTTCCGACGACATGTTCGGCGGGAAATACGAGATGATGTATACCGGCTGGACACCGGACTACGACGACCCCGTTTCCTATCTGGAGCTTTTCCAGACGGACGGCGGCTATAACTACTCGCATTACAGCAACAGCGATTACGACAAGGAAATGAAAGCGGCCGAGACGGCGAAGAATACCAAGGAGCGCATGGATCATCTGGCCGCCGCCGAGAAGATCGTGTGCGACGACCTGCCGATCATCTCCTTGACAGCCGGGCGCGGTATGGCGCTGTGGGATGAGAAACGCATCAAAAATTTCAACCTCTATCACGTAGGTACCATTTATAACTTCATCTATACCGATATCGTTTCCTGA